A window of the Cystobacter fuscus genome harbors these coding sequences:
- a CDS encoding TIGR02265 family protein yields MPTDKNDLAQRIAICKPEDTVRGFIFKSVYGLVEQRMGNTGVDRLLQQLRVNKLPVDFFSYPSADFLRLLYTASDMLEPYYPSVEEAIRACGAATVTGFFKSYVGNTLVKLIGMNDPKRLFSSVDTVYSTLVSYGKRSYEDLGPTRYRLDFQGDMQPVYFHEGAHREALRVMRGNGTVTGTVLTLNHAQYLHEYT; encoded by the coding sequence ATGCCCACTGACAAGAACGACCTCGCTCAGCGGATCGCCATCTGCAAGCCCGAGGACACCGTGAGGGGCTTCATCTTCAAGTCGGTGTACGGCCTGGTGGAGCAGCGGATGGGGAACACGGGGGTGGATCGGCTGCTGCAGCAGCTGCGGGTGAACAAGCTGCCCGTGGACTTCTTCTCCTACCCGTCGGCGGATTTCCTGCGGTTGCTCTACACGGCCTCGGACATGCTGGAGCCGTACTATCCGTCGGTGGAGGAGGCGATCCGCGCGTGTGGGGCGGCCACCGTCACGGGCTTCTTCAAGTCCTACGTGGGCAACACCCTGGTGAAGCTCATCGGGATGAACGATCCCAAGCGGCTGTTCTCCTCGGTGGACACCGTCTATTCCACGCTGGTGAGCTACGGGAAGCGCTCGTACGAGGACCTGGGCCCGACGCGCTACCGGCTGGACTTCCAGGGGGACATGCAGCCGGTGTACTTCCACGAGGGCGCCCACCGCGAGGCCCTGCGGGTCATGCGTGGCAACGGCACGGTGACGGGGACGGTCCTCACGCTCAACCACGCGCAGTACCTGCACGAGTACACCTGA